TTTTCCTGCAACACATTATAAAAAAAGCTCTGTCATTCAGGGAAGACATTCTTCTCTTTCTTGGTAcatcatatttttcttttgtaggaAAACATTGAAAATATCTGAGTTTCTTTTCCTATTTTAAAAGCCGCGTGTTGGTAATAGCACGAGAGTCTTGATTGTCAACCTACTCTCTTGACTTCAATGCACTTGATAATGGTACACCTGAAAGCATGTATACTAGTTTATGGTCTGTATTACTTTAGTGTTTAGGCCATTAAAGTTATTTTCAAATTAAAAGCGAATTGCTCTTAAAAAAGGAGGGAGAAAAGTAAGATTTAATAATCTCCGCCACATATTGTCGTAGAAGAAAATCAAGAAAACGTATTTAGAACTTCAGGAATAGTGACTTTCAAGAAAACTTTGGATGTTGTCGACTCATTTTCAATGGTTAAGAAATCTTTTACTGTCGGTAAGAAAGATGGTGGTGGTACCGTATAATGGATTTAGTATATACAAATCATAAAGGCTTTActgaattaattaataaaatatgctTACCGGCTTctattgctgctgttgctgctaccACTACTTTCACCCCTGCTGTCTAGTCCTCCATGGCTAATAGTAATTTCAGTCTGATACTTGTCTGCTGCAACTGCAAACCTCTTCTTCCACCATTCCTTATCAATGGAGGTATTATTAGTAGTGGTAGAATTCTTCTCTCCCTCTATTAGTGGAGTCGGCTTAGGTGAAACTTTAGCATAATAAGCACTCTTTTTGGAAcccttgtttttccttttcttcttatgCATTCCAAAATCTGAGAACGGTAAGAACATTTTGAGAAGAACAGGTCCATTTTTGCCATTACTTGAATCCGCACTTTTGCTTCTCTTTAACACTGGAATGTTGCTTTTCGTTTGATCTTTTGATGAGACCTTTGAAGTAGTACTACTACTATTATTAGTACTATTATGACTTGATTCCGTCTCTGGGGTTGCATCATGGTGATTATCCTTTGTCGGTTGTGGTTGCTGTTTATGTTCGATTagatcttttaaagagagctcgTACGAGTTCTCCGGCATGGTTCTAATCATATCCATCAACTCTTGACGACCTCTAGCAATCTCTTGGGACCTGTTGGAAACAAAATCAGTAGTTGTAGTAGCTGTGGCGTCGTTAAAAGAGAAAAAACGATTGTAGTTTCCGCGACTTCTGGACGCTAAAACATCTGTGGAATTAGATAGACTACTGCTACTACGAGGATATTTCCATAGAGGTGGAGATGTAACACCATCTGTTTCATCATCTTTACGACCCGAAGCTGTAAACTCTATATTTCTCTGTTGCTCTGCAGCAGGTTCACCGGGATTTTGTTTGGACGATGATGCGGATTTTGGTAGAGATAGAAGCTTCTTCAAACCATTTTCGTCAGAATACTTTTCATTTACTACCGATCTACAACTACGACTACTCTTACCAAACAGcaagggactctcagaaaaagaAGAACTATCGTGTTCTTCATCACTAGGATGCTCAACTTGTTGTCTTCCAAAATCAAACATGGTTTAGATGAATATGATAACTAGAGAAGAAGTTAATTGTGGTTGTAAAATTTAGAAAGGATCTTGGGGGTATCAAGTCATTAAAGAGAGTCTTATTTGTAAAAAGATTTTCCAAATGTCATTTTCTTGATATTGTTTAAACTTAAAATTGATGGTCCATATCATATGTGGGGTTATAGAGAGAGAGCGAGAATTAAAAGTCAAGAGTTTCTAGATGGAGGACAATGACATAGTGCAGGACGTGTTGTGTATATATTTGTCTTCATCTGCAGAATTGTacgcaatttttttttggatttgtcTTGCTTTTGCCTGGTTTTCTCAATGGGTGAAAGAAAAACCTGCAGTGCACGTCCCTTCTGTAGGTATCTCGACGCCTAAATCGTTTGTGGCTTGGCCCCAACTCCTATCCTGATTGCTCTCTGTTTGGTCACTTTTAAGGTGGAGACTTGGAGTTTGGACTCCATGGGGACAGTATGACCGTCTAGTGCGAGTTGTATACCCTAAACTTCATTTTGGAGACCAGACCTTTCCACGTATGCTGATGACTGATGCGAACCCTATCGACATGAAATATCAGGAAGTGTCCACATATTGTTGTTTCCATATTCTGGAATAGTAGCAGGTACATTTGTCATTAAAACTACGAGGCCCATTTCTGCAGTAGTATAGGAGTTCTTGCCAGCGGCCGGATTGAGCAACATTCTTTGCAGTATTCACTGAATCTGAATGTGTTTTGGAAATTCCCGAAAGAAAACGGAAACGGGAAACCTAAGACTATCTTGGTAGCATATCCTATCAATGTCGTATCAAGGATAGAAAATATGGATGGGATACACATTGATGCGGATATAtgaacaaaaaaaattgtttttattattaCGAATAATCTTTGTTCAATACTACTGACAAGTACGTAAATTTTAGCGTAAACTACGGTATACAATCAATCTAGAAAAAGATTTATATACAAAAGTTACAAACCACAAGTCGTGGATAACAAAACAGCATTTGACTTCATTTCCTTTAAGAATTTGGGACGTGTACAATGGCTAAACAAATTTACCAACAAGTTTCTCTATTTTATTGACACACTCGCACACATTAAAAGTGTATCGGGGTCTTCCAATTCACATTTTTCATATTTCTCAGAAATGGAACATAATGGTTCTTCTGCCGTTTCGTGGAGGTCTAGACTTTTTGTGTTTGTCGCCTAGTTTGGTTCTAGAAAGGGTGAAAGAGACAGATGGCATAATAAACTTATTAAACCTTGAAATCCGGTAGCTGAcggaaacacaagaaaacaaaatattgcGATATGTTGCTGACGGAAtacaaattttcttccaatgaATAAACATGCAAGCAAGCTGCGTCATCCGGGGTTACAGAATCTGTCTGGCACAGATTTATCCACCTACCTGTGGAAGGATATCGTTTTTATTTCTGAAACACATTTGGGGAAATATTCTATCCAGCATAGCTTAACTTGCCAAACACGTTCATGGCACGTCCACTCACTTTCCTATTTCATCTCCTAGAGCAAGAGGTTGCATATTTTTTATTTGCCGTCTAGCGGttgcatttttttcttttcacgAAAGTTTACAAAATTACAAATTTATTAAAAAATCGGCCGATGTCTGTGTTGGTACGGAAAATACTTTCAAACATATAATATAATTGATTTGACGATGATGATATAAAACGTGGTTAATAACACGAAACAAGCATAAGAAAGAGAGACAGGAAGTTAACGTAGTTCGGTAAATTTTGCCTACATCCACAGACAAATCTTCGTAAGGTgagatattttattgatttaTCGATTACATTGATTTTTTGATTCCTTTTTAgtgtttgttgttgtattttttgTATCTCAAGGCGTATCCCTTTAAGGTTTATATCCCTCTATTTATACAATTGAATATATGGGTTAAATACTAATTTCGACATAAACTTCACATGCAAGTGACTTGATCAATAAATCTGCAATGTTCCAGAACTTTCTCCGCAACGACTTGCTCACCAAACAATACAGAAACTTCTAGAGCCTTCCCGGAGGATTCTGGCACGAGATTGGTGGAATCGAATCCAACTATCATGCACCAGCAGATTTGGGAATTGACTTTAACCGCGGTTGATCTTTTGTTGATGACTGCAATTGAGGAGCTTTGACTGGCAAGCTTGCTGGAAGACTGGCTTGACCGGTTAACGTGCATAATAGCTGGCAGTCTGGATGGCGAATATGGACGACAAACATGGCCGCCGGACCAGGTCGGGCGAACTGGATCTTGACCGCTGGATGTTGACTTTAATCGTTGACCCATGGTTGACTTAAACCATTGTCGACAGTTGACTTCATGATGTGCAAGGCAGGGTGGAGGGCTGTGTCAGTTTGCTGGATGACAGACTTCGATGACAGCTGAAAGGTGAGCCAAACAGCATTCTGGCCCAATATGTGGCAATTTTATCATGGCACAAACATCGCCCCTTCGTAACCTCGAACTTGTTGTGCAGTTAAGGAGTTCGTTTTCCCTTTTGTATTGACGATCAATGATAAAACTCTCCCCAAAGTGTGAATTAATATTGTTGAAGTGAATAGCAAGTTGTCCTCGTTCTTTGTATAAATCATAACTAAGACACCCCTAAGTGAAGTTGTTGTAGTTAAAAGACTGAATGGTAGCAGGTGTGCACGAACCATTGTTGTAGACAAAAACTAGACTATAAGCCAAACTGGCCTGCAACAGAAGCGTGAAATTGGTGCGAAATAGTTACATGAAACTGGAGTGAAATGGTTGCTGGCGAAACGGGAACCTagcaggttttttttttaaaggaatcAGGGGCTATTGCCCCAAACttttatttcaaatacctcatcTAATTGAGGTTAGAAGGGTTACAATGGACAATTGGAAATGGAACTGCAACAGTTCCGTAAAACTAGACTTATAACAGTTATTTGAAAAACTAGGCTATCCTAGCAGTCACTTAGCTAGAATCcgtgttgattgttgttgtaggcAAAACTTGGTTAGAATCTTCAGGCTGACTGTTTTTGCTGGCGAAACAGGATTGTCATCAATTGCTGGCAAAACTAAATTTCGGCCATCACGTAAAACTGGGTAACAGTTTTCTGATGGTATTAGACTGCGCAACTACAAGCTAAAGTTGGATTACAACAGCTATGCAAAACTGGACTGTAACAATTACGAGCAAAACTGGACTGCAGCTGTTGCGTCCAACTTGACTACGCCAATTACAAATAAAACTGAACTGCCACAATTCTTatcaactggactgcaacagTTGTATGAAACTGCGCTGCAACGGTTATGAGAAAAACTGGACTGCAACAGTTGCGATTAACTGGATTGTAGAAGTTGCGTCCAACTGGACTGCAGCAATTGCGAAAAAAAATTGGGCTACAGTGGTTGCGTCAACCATACTGCAGCAGTTGCTAGGGAACTGGACTACATCAattacgatcaactggactgtagcagttaTATGCATGCTTCTCTTAACGTTGTTGTTTAATAATATTTGCATCAAAATATTAGTGTTTATACTTTCCCCCTCTTAATCCTGTAAATCGTTATAGGATTACGAAGATTGGGCTCCCCTTTGTTACGATTTCCAACAACTGAATTTCGCAACGCATTTAGGTGTTACGTAACTCGTCTCCAAGTGTGTGGAGTGTTAAAAAGCTCGCCCCAAAAGAGCTACTTTATATCATGAGTTGTTACATATCTTGTCCCCAAGCCATGATCATCGGTTGAAGTGATATGCAATTCTCCCCCAGAAGACAGTGATTGTCTTGCTGCTtaatgctcgcacaagggtgAACTTCCTTGTTGCATCTTTCTCGCGCATGAAATTAAGTTGAAGGTGTATGCTATCTGGAATATGCGCAGGGGGCCAATCCCACTATTCCAGATGCGCACAGAATTGAGATGTGTGCATCTTCACATGCCTTAGCATGCGAAAATGCTCGCCACATTGTAGATATTTCAGATGATAAAAAGATGCATAATGCTATGAAGTGTTGGaaacataaataaatatattCTGCATATTCCTCATGGGAAGTGCTATTGCGACCTTGTTGATGTTTTTCAGTGGTGTTGATTGtcgaacattttttttctttttcccgaGCATGTTGTTGATATTTTATAAGCAAAAGATCATTCGAACTGTAAATCAATCAAGTTGCTGGAGAATATCTTATACAACAATCTAGCAAACATTAAACTTCATCACGTTGCGGACAAAACAATCTACACAAAAAATTATCATGAACTTTGTAGTTGACAACGTTGCGGACAGAAAATCAACACAACAGTTTTTTGCGAACTTTAAAAATCGATCATGTTGTGGACTAAAAAATCAATACAACAGATAGCACAAACTTTGGAAATCGATCATGTCGTGAACTGAAAATTCAACACAATAATTTCCGAACACAGCTGTAAAATCTTGAAGGAACTTTGATCTCAAACGTGTTGTGGACAGATTGTCAACACAACTGTATTCATGAACGTGTTGTGGAGATAAAATCAACACAACAACTTTGAACTCAAACATGTTGTGGTTATAAAATCAATACAACAACTTTTACGAACATTGATGTCGAGCATGTTGTAGATATAACATGTTGTGGATATTAAATCGACACAAAAGCGTTCACGAACATTAAACTGAAGCATGTTGTGGATTAATAATCGACACAACAACTTTTAAGGACATTGAAGTCGATCATGTTGGGGACCGTCCATCCACGCAAAAAATTCCATGAACTTTGAAGATGACATGGATCTTTCACTTAAAATTGATCGATGACCGTTGGCCCCTTCGTTTCGGTCTTAAATTTGAGGCGATTTTCAAGCGAGCATCAGTTCTGACGAACATTTCGGTAGTGTTTTTAGATTAACTGTGAACTTGAATATGTTGCCTACGCATTATCTAGGAAAAAAATTTCTTTCATCTTCGGACTTAAACATGTTATAGATCAAACATCCTTGCAATAAATTGGATGATGTTCTCACTCTATCTTTTGCATGTGGAGCAAATGTCCTTGCAACAGTTCCAACCATCTTTGTCGTGATACAGTTTCAGCAAACTTCGAACTGCAGTGATTTCAGCGACTGCATCCAGGATTATTTTTTTTCACGAACTAAATTCCAAGTGTTTGCTAACTTTTCTCGTATGGCACATCACGTTTCTATTTCTCGTTTCCCCTTAGTATGCACCAATATTTGTACCAGAAAAATACTTTCAGGCATTGAACAcagttgatttgatgatgataaaATAAAACATGGTTAATAACACGAAACAAGCATAAACAAGAGAGAAACGAATTTAACGTGGTCCGAAAAGTTTTGCCTACATCAACGGGCAAATCCCTGTAGGGTAAGATATTTTATTGATCTATCGAGTATAATGATTTTCTGATCACTTTTTAGTGTTTGCTGGTGTATTTTTTGTGTTTCAAGTCATGTCCCTTTAGGGTTTATAGCCCCCTCTATTTATGCAGTTGAATATATGgattaaaccctaatttcgagataaatttCATATGCAAGTAACTTGGCCAGCAAAACATATGGAATATTCCTTAACTTTCTCCGTAGCGACTtggtcaacaagcaatacaaaaAATTATAGAGCCTTCCAGACGGATTCTAGCACTAAATTGGTGGAATCGAATCCAATTATCATGGACCAGCGGATTTGGATGGTGGGCATTGACTTTAACCGACAAGTTGACATTTTTTTGTTGACTGCAATTCACGAGCTTTGACTGGGAGGACTTGCTGGAAGACTGGCTTGACTGGTTAATGGGCATAATAGCTGGCAATCTAGATGGCGAACATGGATGACAGACATGGACGAGGGACATGGCCGCCAGACCAGGTCAGGTGATTTCGATCTTGACCGCTTGATGTTGACTTTGATAGTTGACAAACAGTTGACTTTAACCATTGACGACAGTTGACTTTATGATGGGCTAGGCATACTGGAGCGCGTGTCAGTTAGCTGGATGACAGACCTCGATGGTTGCTGAATGGTTGTCCAAACAATATTGTGGCCCAATATGTGACAATTTTATCATGGCATTAACAGTTTGAACACTTAATCCACATAGTAGCGAAAATATTTGTTCAACTTGACATTACTTCATTTTGGATGAGATGAAGTACTCCATCCCTTACTCCAATAATGATCTATTTACAAAATTGTATGTAATTGATCTGTTTATGTAAAGAAAGATAAAATGATACGTATTTCGCTGAAGATTGATTCTTAAGAGATTAgtcatatattttttatttaaataatAAAGGTCACGGTGTATATCGTAATATCTACTACATGGACACATAATTATTTAAATACTTTCCGCTTAGCcctttttatatttattatttcaCTTTAATATGGGATGATATATTAATTTTATTGGAAAATCATAAACCACATTTTTTTTATAACCAAACCGGTGTTAAGAAAACTAAATAGGCTTTACATATCTAGAAAATGCCCTCCCCATAATATCCCCATGTAGTATGGAACCAAAAAAACTAGGAGGATATTAAACCCAAAAGTTAGTTAAAGACTCATTTGTTGCCTTTCTAGCTAACACACTTGCAATACCATTACCCTCGCAATACTTATTTACAAATACTACAGAGTTACAAGTAGAGACCAAATATAGAACCTTTGTTAAGATGTTTACGAAATACCAATGAGCAACTACatctcccttatatagacttatGATATACTGAGAATCACTCTCTATAATAAGGTTTTATAGTTGAAGTATACAAGCTAGATGTAATCCTTTCTTGACTGCCCATAACTCAGCCATGTGGTTCACATTCTTAAAGAGGTATTGTGAGAAACCTGTAATGATCTTGCCTTTGGCATCTCAGAAGACTCCTCACATacctgcaaaaccaccatagttaGATTCCTCATCAACATTCAGCTTTATGTAATCAAGATGGGGGAATTCGATCTGATGCAACACTCAAACTGATTCATGGCAGAAGTAGTAAGAGCATCAACATTGGTAAATTCAGTCGCCTATATATGATATGCAGTAGAAAGAATGATAGATTCAAGCCACGTATCATTGTTAAAAATTACTCGATTACGGGTTGACCAAAGCTGtcataaaacaaaaagaaacaaacaacCAACTAAAAAGGATTGATGAGGTGGATGTAATGATGCATGATCCATAAGCCAATGAAGATCAACATGATTAAAATTAATACTAGTCCCTCACCATTGATTACATAAGTCCCGAACTTTGGAAATTTTAGGACAATCTTTAAAAACATGATCATTGGTTTAGCTACACTATGACATAATGGAAAAATATTAGTAATATGAAGACCCTTTCGAACCAATGAAGCGCGAACCATATTTTTCCTATGAGCTAACACCTTAAGAAGTGATGTACATGAGAATAAGAACGTAGATTCCAAAGAGACGCCCATTTTGACTCATGTTCAAAGATTCCAAAGTTTTCTTTATACAAGTAATTGTAAGCACTTTTCACCATAACCTTCCCACTTTTGTCTCTATCCCAAACTtgttttttctttattaaaataagagtaataGTAGAATCTGGTCGATTAAGGAAGCATGTAAATGTTGCTGAATTTGACGTACATTCTCCAGTAGATAAGTCCATCAAGATTTGAATAGTTAGATGTTGAAGATaaactggaaaaaaaatcaaCCAATGAATGTAATAGAATTATCCCCTATCCAAATATCATTCCACACATTAACGTGGCTAACAGAACTAATACACCATTTAAGACTAGTCTTAGGGATTTCTATACCTCTAACAATACTCTTccaacatcaagagataacttTAGGAGATAGCAGAGCAATTCCATATACCATCGACACCTACATACTTAGAATCCATCATTTGACTTACTAAGAAAGGCTAAGTTATGTAACTCCAAATCACGAATACCTAACCCATCCATCCAAGTGGGTTTGC
This DNA window, taken from Papaver somniferum cultivar HN1 chromosome 3, ASM357369v1, whole genome shotgun sequence, encodes the following:
- the LOC113356379 gene encoding uncharacterized protein LOC113356379, producing the protein MFDFGRQQVEHPSDEEHDSSSFSESPLLFGKSSRSCRSVVNEKYSDENGLKKLLSLPKSASSSKQNPGEPAAEQQRNIEFTASGRKDDETDGVTSPPLWKYPRSSSSLSNSTDVLASRSRGNYNRFFSFNDATATTTTDFVSNRSQEIARGRQELMDMIRTMPENSYELSLKDLIEHKQQPQPTKDNHHDATPETESSHNSTNNSSSTTSKVSSKDQTKSNIPVLKRSKSADSSNGKNGPVLLKMFLPFSDFGMHKKKRKNKGSKKSAYYAKVSPKPTPLIEGEKNSTTTNNTSIDKEWWKKRFAVAADKYQTEITISHGGLDSRGESSGSSNSSNRSRKMAGLLTCFWSSHTKKTKTISLKGSNY